One genomic segment of Centropristis striata isolate RG_2023a ecotype Rhode Island chromosome 13, C.striata_1.0, whole genome shotgun sequence includes these proteins:
- the jpt2 gene encoding jupiter microtubule associated homolog 2: MTSTNMFQGLEGAKPSSRVLQPPGGGSSNLFGGYEDDAAASRRPNKMASKVFAPPEESQSVPRRSNPPGGKSSGIFGEPEPPARQQKPAPPGGPTSNIFGAAESAPTQSPSRSHPNKPKDNLSVGPEPEPPAPEAKVSTPEVKEEAPPPAPMPAKEEPVVAAPAPPEPEPKPEPPAPATLALDKTVETGELKNHEPHLGPKPRSHNRVLNPPGGKSSVVFY, from the exons ATGACTTCGACTAACATGTTTCAAGGGTTGGAGGGTGCGAAACCAAGTTCAAG GGTGTTGCAGCCTCCTGGAGGTGGCTCCAGTAACCTGTTTGGAGGCTATGAAGACGACGCAGCAGCATCAAGAAGACCTAATAAGATGGCCTCTAAAGTTTTCGCTCCACCAGAGGAGTCCCAGAGTGTTCCCAGGCGCTCCAATCCCCCAG GTGGGAAGAGCAGCGGGATATTTGGAGAACCTGAACCTCCAGCTCGGCAACAGAAACCCGCACCTCCTGGTGGACCAACCAGCAACATATTCGGTGCTGCAGAGAGTGCACCAACCCAAAGCCCAAGTCGTAGCCACCCAAATAAGCCAAAG GACAATCTAAGTGTCGGACCTGAACCTGAACCACCAG CACCTGAAGCCAAAGTCAGCACACCTGAGGTGAAGGAAGAAGCCCCTCCCCCTGCTCCCATGCCAGCCAAGGAGGAGCCTGTTGTTGCTGCCCCGGCCCCCCCAGAGCCCGAGCCTAAACCCGAGCCCCCTGCCCCCGCTACCTTAGCTCTTGATAAGACAGTTGAGACGGGAGAGCTGAAGAACCACGAGCCTCACCTGGGACCCAAGCCTCGCTCTCACAACAGGGTCCTCAACCCCCCTGGAGGAAAGTCTAGTGTGGTATTCTACTGA